One Mus pahari chromosome 10, PAHARI_EIJ_v1.1, whole genome shotgun sequence genomic window, tggcctcaaactccacctgcctctgcctcccaagtgctgggcttaaaggtgtgcgccattgCCCAGTTTCTAGGCCCCAGTCTTATCTTTAAACATATGTCCAACTTATTTCAAAAGAAGCCCCTGGCCCTGCTGGCAAAGCTCAAGTCCACCTCCACTGGTCTTGCACTGACCCCCCTTTGCATTCATTTACCTTAAAGGACCCAGGACCTTGTCTGTCCTTTAGTGACTTCAGGGACTCATTTCCTACCCCCAACTACTCAAAGTGGGACAGCCCATAGTATAGCTGTCTTCCTAGGTTAGAGTTCCTGGATCTGTCCTGTCTACATCTGGTCACAGGacagtgtgtatgtgtccctTTATACTCATTCTAGGTTCATGATGAAGAACCTAGAAATGGTTGAATAGAAAATGGGAGCAGGAGGAAGTTTCTCACTAGCACTTCATCTCATAGCTGAGGGAATGGCTGATTGTGGGTCCAATGGTCTTTTCTGAGCAGCTAGCTCACTTAATGTGGGAGACCAAGAACAGCAAGCTCAGCTCTGTTATCAATGGCTGAGGTGTAACTTGGGCAACTCCCGAGCATCTTCATATTTCATCTCTGAAGCGGTGACCGGCTTAGCTCAAATAAGGATACTAGTGCTCTGTAACTAATGCACTAAAGCAAttagagattattattattatttttttgttttgttttgtttttcgagacagggtttctctgtatagccctggctgtcctggaactcactctgtagaccaggctggcctcgaactcagaaatccacctgcctctgcctcccgagtgctgggattaaaggcgcgcgccaccacacccggccagagATTATTAAGGCAGGAACACATCTGGCTCCGCAGAGGGTTGCCTCTCTAACATACAGCTACagggaaggaagcaaagactctAGTCTGACAGATGATAAGTGTTACACTGCTAGGACTGGAGAGAATGATCTGGCCCCAGCATTATGGCACATACAGATACTGCCTTCCCAACCAGCATGGACTACTCATGACCCTAGTCACACTGGGGTAGGTAGTAGCTGTTTGGTGAGAAAGGCCGAAGTTATTTCCTTCAGCTGGGATCTCTCAGGAAGACATGGAGGGGCAAAAGCACTATCAGGCCAAGCCAGCAGCATTCTCAACCTTCTGGCCAAGAGGAGAGGACACTACTTTAGCCTTCTGAAACAAGGCCCCTCCCCACAGCTGTCTTATCTTTAACACAGATGTAACTCATTTCAAAAGAAGCCCCTGGCCCTGCTGGCAGAGCTGAAGTCCACCTTCACTGGCTCTGCACTGACTCcctttgaaatcttttttttcttttcttttcttttctttttttttttttttttttttttttttttagacagggtttctttgtgtagccctggctgtcctggaactcactctgtagaccaggctggcctcaaactcagaaattcgcctgcttctgcctcccaagtgctgggattaaagaaaggcatgcaccaccactgcccagccccttTGAATTCTTTAAAGGTTCCCAGGACCTTATATGTACCTTTTCCTCTGCCCAAGAAACCAGAAAAATGGATGAAGCCCAGCCAAAAATCTCCAAAAGCTCATGGGATGCAGCAATGGGCCACATATCTAATGCCACAGCTCCGAAGTGGGTAACCAGGGAAGAGGCACACACTAACCAAAAGTTCTTGTAGTGATAGCACATGCTTGTCAAATCCCTTATTTCATGAGATCAGCAAACCCAACACATATCCAGCAATGGTGCGACCCTCCAAAAAGAGCTGCATGAGCTCTTTCAAGGATGTCTGCTCCAGCATGCTCACCTGGCATGGTCCAAGCACTCCACCACCTTGCCAAAGGTGCCTTCACCCAGGTTCCCCACGATCTCATCTGTGAGaaagaagaagctgggcatgAGAGTCCGGAGGGTAGGAGGGTGGCAGCTCCTGCAAGTTCACAGCATTCAAatcctcaaaaacaacaaaggtTCTTGCTCACTGCTACACTCTTTAAAACACAAGTTGCTAGTGTTTGTGTCATTCAGGCAATTACTGGTGGCCCCACTAAGGCGCCACGCGCACTAGAGGCCCCTCCACGCAGGAGAGGTCTCATCTAACAAGGGGGGTAGAAAGTAGAGAGGTAAAGTTTTACGAAAGGTGGCTGTACATCGCTCTTGGAGCCAATCGCCGATCCGGCACACCAGGTGGCCCTCCTTGTCATCTTCCACACTCCGGCTGCTGCGCTTACTGCTCTGTTGGCTTCTCTGCATGCACCGCCCCCCGAAACGCCATCCGACCAATCGCATGGTAGGCGGTTCCGATTGACAGATTGAGGTGTCAGTCAAAGGCAGAGGTGGAGACGGTGAGGAGccggtgggttggttggttggattttccAGATCCCAGCATTTCATAAGGCACACAGCATATATAACGATAGGGATATTGCAAGGGACACGTCAAGACACAAACTGacttcaaaacagaaaagcaaaaacagcTACAGGTATGTAAGAAAACTCGGACATCATCTCTAAGAAGAGTGCCACAAATGCTCAGAAAGATGTCCAGCCTATGACACAGAGGGGCCAGGCCCCGAGGACAGCCACAGCCCTGACTCCCTCCTCTTCTAAGTCTCCCCCTCCCTGACCCTCCCGTGACTCTGGCCAGAGCTAAAGACGACGCAAAAAAGGCGGCTGGCCCAACCTGGGTCCAGCCTTCTGGACAGGTTGTAGGGCTATCCTGGCTTCAGCAGCAACAGTATGCTCAGCCtttctttgcctgcctctgctgacccACACAGCCTTACAACATAGTCAACAGCTGCCACGCAGAACCAAGCTACTACCTGCCCCCACATGACATCCTTGGCCAGACTTAACCAACTACCAGAAACAGACTTCTGCCAGCAGCCCTCCTGCCACCAGACTCCAGCAGGAAATGAGCCTGGCTGAGATCCTTAGGGCTGGCCAACCTTCAGGCCCCAAGCCAGCTCCTGACCTGGCCTTAGGACTTGTGCCACTCCTAAGCCAGACCCAGCCCATGACGACAGAGGGCACCAAAAATAAGCAGAGCACCAGACTTGCACTGCCACCCAGTGGCAGCATATGGCACTGTGTGAGGCCACAGGCCACGCTTGATTCACCTGCAAGGCGACCTTCAACTCACACCACTCAAGTCAAGCGCTGGGTAGAGAAGATACCTTCACCAAACCCAGCACTACTAAGAGGCCTCTTGGCCAGCAGGAGGACAACACGGGGAgaacaaacaggaagaagagaagacagcACATAGCCTTGGAAACACAAGTGACGTTCCTTTTCCATGGGATTGAATGCAGTGTGGGCTCTTGGTCTGCTCAACACACCACCCTAGAATGCTGGCCAATCTCTGTTCTTTAAGTGGCCTGCAACAAGGTGAGGCCTGGGATCTCATCACACAGACAGCTGCCTCTCCTTACCGTAAGTATCACACCTACAAAGGAACAAGGTAGAAGAGAGCCTGGCTGGAAGTCAGATGAGAAGCTTCCAGTCTGAGCTGACTGACAGGGCAAAGTGATGTACTCTTACAGACCAGCAACTTGGAAAAGTAAACACAGAAATGCAAGACccatatcaaaaaaagaaaggcctaggaagccaggcggtggtgccTAGCCCCCAGGAAGTAGAGGGAAAGGATCACAAGTTTTAGGCTAGGTTGGCATACATAAGActcaaaaacaaagaggaagTGTAGGGAATGGGGTGTGATACAGTTCGGTGGTAGAATACCTGCCTAGTATGTATGGGCCCTGGGTTGGACTCccagcatttaaaaaagaaaaataaaatgaactggtAAAGTATCCCCTTTTTATTGGGTAATAAcagactctggtcctctgggagaggagGGTTGTGGAGATGAGGCGGCAGAGGTGGTCAAATTCACACTCATCAAAGCACTTAGCTATGGGGCAGGCCTGATGGGGACAGACCTGGTGTGAAGACCAGGCCACATAGTCCCAAACCACAAACCAGCAATCTTAGTACCAGCCCTGAGAAGTGTGTCCCAATCATGTGTACCTTGTAGCCTGTGACTTGGAACAGTGGGAAGATATAGACAGGCCGGAAATCAGCCAACGCCGGAGCCAGAGCCCTTATAGTTGCCACTGGCAAGGGGCCAGAAAATGGAAGGCATACCATCCTTGCTCAGTCCTATACCAGacagcacacacgcacacacacacctcatgtgTGTACCCACAATGGTGTATGTACACAGGGTTGCCAGTACTCACCCAGACCAGCTAGCCTGAGAGAAGGCGAGAAAGAGGTGAGGCCTTTAGGCCCCTACTAGCACACTCTGGCCACCACTCACCGAGGAGGCGCTGCTACAAGACCTGGTACGGCGTTTGTGACAGTGGTGGGCATGCTTGCGGGTACGGTACGGCCCCCTCTCTCGTGACCTTCTCCGATGTCGAGAACGTGAAGACCCATAGCAGTCCTCTCCAAAGGATGGGCTCCGCTCTTCACACCGATATGTATCGCTGTCACGGTGTTCCCGGTACCTCCGCTGGTAGGGTATACGATCATGGCTGTCAAGAGGGGGTAGCGAGATGAGTCGAGAAGGCCTATTAGCCAGGTTCCTGCTGCAGCCTTCCTACTAGCCAGCAGGCAGGAGGCTCTCAAGGAAAGCCTATCAGAGCTGAAGTACCCAGACTGATGGGGAGTGAACAGGGCAAGAGAAGGAACAAGATACCAAACTTACTCTCCAGAGCCATGAGTAATGACCGTGTCCCTCTAGTgccacagagggaggaagaggaggaaggggagcccAGGAAGGCCTCCAAGAATAGgattgttgaccaggctggtacAACTGTAACTTTGGCTTGGGGACTCAGATAGGACTCGGGACCAGTCTTTCAAGGCTAGGGTGATGTTCCTACTTCTACTGAGATAGACTCAGGGGTAGGGTACTGGCCTAGGAAATACAGAGGGAAAGAGACCACTCtgtgacaaagaaagaaagaaagaaagaaagaaagaaagaaagaaagaaagaaagaaagaaagaaagaaagaaagaaagaaagaaagaaagaaagaaaacttctgtTGAGGCCAGGAAAAGGAAGCAAGCATAGGCAAGGATCCCAAAGAGGTCAGGACAAGAATCTATGGGCAGCTGGGCAGAAGCAGTCATGTAAAGGGGCCTGAGAGCAGCAGAGGCTCTGGGCCATTCTGCTCATCTAGCTGAGGAAAGCCCTTCTTCTGATCCAGATCCTACTCACCTTCTGGACCGTGATCTCCGTGGGGGAGGCTCCCTTCGGGATGGGTATCGTAGTCGACCTTCATGCTCTCGACTGTAAGACCGCCTCCTCTTCCAGCGGTAGCTCAGGTACGGGTCTGGCTCTGGGGAACGGTATCGCTTACAGTGATGCATCTAGGCCACAAGGAAGAGAAAGCCCTGCTCAACACACAGCTCGCTGCTTCCAGCCACGGGGCTGTCTGCTGCAGCCAGGTGCTCCTGAAGAAGAGGCCCATTGTTCTGTTTAGGGGTAGCCCCTCCCAGGGGTTTATGAAGTAAAGAAGAACTCTGAGGTCACAGTGACAGAACAGCAGACAATGGGTGGATGACTCCCTTCTCTGCcaagtgaataaacaaacagGTGCCTTTCCATCCTGGCCCATGGGCCTGAACACTCGAACTATGCAAGCCAGGGCCCAGATACAAAAGTTGATGTAGTGGGATGCTGAGCACTGCCACAGGGATGccaaggacagaaggaaaggagaggttTTTTGCTCAATTTCTTCATGCCTATGCGATCCTATAACCTACATGTTCTAGAAGCCTGAAGCTAATGAACTGGTGGCACAGATCCAAAGTACTGAACTGAAACTTGCCTGGCTAAAGCAATGAACTGGACTCAACTCAGAGAAACTCAAAACTCTTCAGTCAGTGAGGAACCACAGTAGAAATGAGAACTCTGACCCTTGAGCAAAGACACAATGTCTCACCAATAGTCCCTACCCCTATCAGGTTCCAGCCAAGTGGGCCTGGGCCCAGAAAGCCAGCCCAGCTCTTGCTGACCCATCCAGAGTCTCAGCCCAGGAAGGTTCCACAATCCTCAAGGGATCTAAGCTGCTTGCCTGAGGCACATTTTAGTGGCCCTCAGACCAACTAGCGTCCCATACCAGGTGCTTCCTCTTTACCTAACAGCATCCTTGCCATCCCTTCTAGCTCCTCCTACTCCAGCACTTTCTTGTGCCCTATCTCTGGAGGAGCCAAGAAGACGTGGCTGTAGGTCTACACTCGGAAGCAGGACAAGTATTCCTTAGCCACAGAGTACTTAGATCCAATACAGGAGACTCCCAAGTGGGATGAGTAGCCAGTTGAGAGAGATGGCTACATGAGTTTTCCCCTATATCCAGCCCTTCACATTGTCTCCAGCAGATGGCAGGCATGAGAGCGCACGCAGCCTGTTTGCTTTCCAAGCCTTCAATTGCTCACACCCAACCTCTAGCAGTGCACAGTCCTAGGCTTGCCCGGCCAAGCACCTTTTAAACACATCCATCAAGGCTGCTCCATCTCACCAGCACAGTCCAAAGATGAAATAGGTACTTGTGTATGAGCAGGATGGGGAGGCAATTTATCTAAACCTCTGGGAGCCTCTGGGAACCCTAAGAAAGGAAGTGTTGTTTTCGCACTTATCTGAACATCCCCCTACCCCATGACCTTATGGCAGGTGCTCAGGCTGTGGCCTGAAAGCAATAGCACATGTCTCGCCAACTGACCCAAAAGACAACCTACTGGCCAAGCACACATCTCCCCAAAAGGCAAGTGGTCCTGCCCATCTTCACCAGGCAGACAGCACCCTAAGCATCCTACCTGGAGGATGTTGTAATGCGGTCTAATCTACAGCAGACCAAAATTTTCCTTCTGGGACCTAAGTGGATTTCTATGACCACATATGTCTACAGAAGTGGAAAGTCACAGCCTCAGAGTTGAATGTCAACCTGCTCCACAGCAATACCACGTCACTGTTTGCCTTTGGGCAAGTTATTAAACCGCTTTGAGCTTCAGCCTCCTCTTGAAACAAGGGAACAATAATCTCTTACAGGCTCCATAAGAATTAAATGTCTGCCCTATAAAGTCAAAAGCCTAGCACAGGATTGGGCCACAAGAAGTACTAAAGACAGCCTTTCATTAGCACTGAGAAGGTTCCGGCTAACACTCAGGGCTATGTTGAATGCCTTAATTTATAATTCCTTCCAAGGGACCGGATAGGAAGTTTTGGCAGTAAACCTTGAACTCAATCCCAGTGCTGCCACTTACTGGCCCTGTGGCCTTATACTAGTCACTCTAGACCTAAGTTGTCATGCCTGAAAAGTGAAGATAACACCTTTCAGACTGGCAAAGATGGCCCAATATTTTGGCCATGAAGAACCACGAATAGGCAGTAATGGAGATAATCTCCCTTGCAATGCATCCCAGGCAGGTGAAAAATGGGTGGCACACGTCCTCCTCCCAGCCAGGTAGTTTGAGCCTATTTCTCACAAATTCTCCGATTCCATGAGTCCTCGGCAAAGaagctttttaaaacttaaggGGCACAATTATGCTTTGGGAGGCTCTGCTCtgaacaatgaagaaaaaggcAATGTGACCAATGAAAGCAAGCTATGGATGCCAGTTTTTCTATGAGCACAGGCCTCTCTGGCTTCTCATTTGCTGTTCCTGGCTAGAGAACCGGGCTAACgagaagagcagccagccagGTCAGCGGCTGCCCTCCCGGATTCCTGCCACCCAAGCGACCCATGGTTATTTTTGGCTGGCAGTGCCCCACCACTGCAACCTCAAACCTGCCACCTCGCAAGCTGCGGCTGCCACCGGGCAAAAACGCTCCTCCTTTTCAAGGGCACGGAGGAGGGAAGCTGGAAGGCCGCCAACTCCGCCTTAATGGGGGCTAGACTCGGGCAATTCCCACCCAAGCATCAGGGCACCCGCACCCGGAACTAAAGCATAGAGGCTCCCGACCGGACCGAGGAGCAGCCTGGACATTTGTACTCCTGGCTTGGTCTGGCCCATTCTCCGGGATGGAGCGGTTCCATCATAACAAAACACCGAGGGGGCCGGCGGCCCGCACTCGAGTCCCTTCCTTCTGCCCGAATCCCAGGGATCTCAGAGCCCCGTTCCCCGTAACCGCCAAGGGAAGACCCGGCGACCAAAGGgatggccagcctgggccagaATCAAACTCCAGGCGGCGCGCGAAGGAGATCTGCGGGCTAAGCCTCGAGCTCGGGGCAGGGAAAGCCTTTCCAGGATAGCCTAGGTCGGACACGACCCCAGCCTACGGGCCGGAGCGGGGCCCAAAGTGAATCCTCCCAGCCGGCTCCGAGGCTGCTGGAGCTCCGCCTCCAACACCGCGGGAACCAGAAAAGGGGTCTGCAGTGACCGCCCTCCGGGAGAGAAGCGGCGGGTCAGGGGTGAGAGGTCGGGACCGCGGCCTGACGTGGGCCGAAGAGGGAAATAGGTACCTGCCGAGACCCGACCGGGTGGCGAGGTACCCGTACCGGCGTGGCCGTCCCCACCGACTCACCCCAGCTGCCCGGCCGCCGGCTCGGGCCCACACTCACCGTCTCCCAGGCTCCGGCTGCGGCTAGGCCCCACTCCCCACTCCGAGCGCCTCTTCCGCTTCCGGCTCTGGCCTCCGCCCGTGGCAGCACCGCCCCCTCGCGTGACGCAGCCGTCGGCGGCCCGGGCTCGACCCGGCCCAGAGGCCTGACCGCTCTAGCCCGGAACTCGCAGACTCTGGGGGACTGGCCTGCCCCACCAGGGTCCGGGCGGCATCGGCGGAGGTCTCTTCCCGGAGGTCCCGGGAGCAGCCTCGGGCCGCGGCCTGCCCCTCTCCGTGCGGTGCTGCACGTAGGCCCCCGAGGCCGCATCGGTGCGCGACCGCGGTCTGAGGACGGCTCTGGGCCTAAAGGAGGAACCCACCGGACTGCCAGGCTGGGGCCGCTTCCCCGCCGCGGCCCGGCTGTGCTCGCCAGCCTCTTCCTGCGCGCGGAGAGGACCGGCATTGTTCTCCCGGGGCCCGGGAGGGCGCTAGAGACGAAGGCGGTCGGTGCGCCCGGGCAGAGGAAGGCGGGCGCGACTCCGCTTGCGCGCAAGGAGCAAACGACACATTCTGCTCTCGGCTTGTGCGGGTTTTTTGAAAGTCCTGGCGCCACGCCCCAGCTCGCTCGAGCTTGACGTGCAGTCTCCGGGAAGATCCCCGCGAGCCTCGGCGGTGGGGTCTGACGGAGAAGACGTCCCCTTCCCTTGAACACCTCGGAGCGTCTTGCTGTCAATCAGCACGGTTGCTGGGCTAGGAAACCCGCGCCACACAAAAGccccgcgccgcgccgcgccgcgctcCCGCTCTGCCACTCGAGTCACTCTGCCCGTCCTTTTGCTGCGGCATCGGGCGTGAGGCACCCAGTCTAGACCCCTCCCACCTACTGTCCAACGCTTTGTCGTGGCAGGATCATGAGgtcttatttttttcagaagagaATACAAGTCGCGGTCCTTTGGTTGGGCCTCGCTTTGACAGCGTCCCCGCCCCCGCGCGTCGCGCAGCCAAGCGGGCGGGTGCGGCGCCTAATTGCCCCACGCCACGCGAGGTCCGCGAGGCTGCGGCGGCCGGCCAGGGCGGGGCATAGCTTTAGGATCTTGCTGACTCAGCGGGGACAGCCAGGGTTTCCCAAGTGCCCCCTCCCCGTTCGGGATGCGCGCCCACCAGGTGCTGTCGCTCCCGAGGCCTCTCTGCAGTGCTGAAACTATCTTTAAAAAGCTTTGCCTCTGGTTCTGACGTAATGGCCTAGCATCTTCATCACcatccaagttaaaaaaaaaaaaaaaaaaaaaaaaaggcggttGAGTTAAAAAGCTGGGTGATTATGTTCTGCTAACGCAAATTCAAACTGACCCCATAGTCACCTTCCAACCACGCAGACATTCAACAGCCATTTCAACTGCTTCTGCCCCATTGGTTTCCAGCCTAGGAGCCAAAGATTGAAATATCCAGGCGTCAGAAGATGCAGCTCCCACCTGAGGCCAGGCCCACACTGACAGAATTCATTTGTTCACAGGTTTCTGTGGTGTCATCACCTCCCACCGATGCTGCCCACCCATGTTTCCATGACTACGGGAAAACAGTATCCTCCAGTTTAAGGCCGACATCCTCAAAAAGTTCCTGTCTCCTGCCCTACCCCAAGTGTCAGAAATGGGATAGTTTAGGCAGTCTTCCTGTCTACCATCCTAACACAAAAAATCTAGGCGATCTGCCCGCAGCCCCCACTCTCTCTACGAAGAGGACCTCTTGCTGACAGCGGATATAGGAGCCTTCTCCTAGTCCTGTCCTCTCCAGACGCTGCAGCTTGGCCTTCCTCCTTGATGGTCTCCCATTAGACTTTCATCCTCTTGTCTCTCTTCATAAAACCTagcagaagaaaagaactggTCCTGAAGTAAAAAGTTAGGTTGATTAACTTCTCCCTACATACACATCTCATCTCTTCAGTACTCTGTTGAGAGGAACCTTGGACCAGCTCCTCCACCCCATGCTCATCCCTGCACTCCCCCAGAAGGAGACTTGCTGCTTACCCACTGCTCCAAGGCACCAACTTTCCCCACCCTGTGCCCTGTACCCGTCAAGCCTTTTCCGTGTGCCTGATCTGCAGCACTATTCCAGGGCACCAAGGTGATGGCCCATTCTGCTTTTACTCAAGTCCTACAGCTTCTATTtctctctacctttttttttcctcccagggACGTGGGCCCCAgtgttctctcttctgtctgcccTTGAATTCTCCTCTGCCATATCTAGCTTTGTCCTGACTGGAATGAATTGATGTATATTTGAGCCTCAGCTCTAAGGCCCCCTCCCTGGAGAGCATCCTGGGAGAGGTCAGGTTCTCTGTGCTGTGATGCCACTCTCTTGGCTCTCACCCAAcactctgtcttggaaaaccatGATTCTCTTAAGTTCAGCACAGCTCTGGTTCCCAAATTAGGTAAGAAACACCCAACTCTGgaagtctctcttcctcttgggCCTAGGTAGGGTGGACTTGTGGATGTTAAGCTAGAGTGTAGGATCAGTCCTCACAGTTTGTTTTAGAGTGAACTTGGGTGGTGCTGACTTGGGAAGACAAGGAGGGGCTTTGGGCCTGGAGTGGAGGGAGTCAACCTGCTTAAAGGGGGAGGGGCCTGCTGGAAGGTGGTGCCAACCTGAGAGGGACAAAGTTCCGGGAATATAAGATATGTCagtgagcatggggtccccaatggaggagttagagaaaggaataaaggagctgaaggggtttgcatcccataggaagaacaacagtattaaccaaccatatcccccagagctcccagggactaaaccaccaaccaaagagtacacatggatcgacccatggctctaactgcatatgtagcaaaggatggccttgtcagaaatcaatgagaggagaggcccttggtcctgggaaggcttgatgccccaatgtagggaatgccagggttggaaagcaagagtgggtgggagggtggttaagtgagcatcctcatagaagtagggggagggaggatgggatgggggtttccagaggggaaaccaggaaaggggataacatttgaaatgtaaataaataaaa contains:
- the Clk3 gene encoding dual specificity protein kinase CLK3 isoform X1; the encoded protein is MPVLSARRKRLASTAGPRRGSGPSLAVRWVPPLGPEPSSDRGRAPMRPRGPTCSTARRGAGRGPRLLPGPPGRDLRRCRPDPGGAGQSPRVCEFRARAVRPLGRVEPGPPTAASREGAVLPRAEARAGSGRGARSGEWGLAAAGAWETMHHCKRYRSPEPDPYLSYRWKRRRSYSREHEGRLRYPSRREPPPRRSRSRSHDRIPYQRRYREHRDSDTYRCEERSPSFGEDCYGSSRSRHRRRSRERGPYRTRKHAHHCHKRRTRSCSSASSRSQQSSKRSSRSVEDDKEGHLVCRIGDWLQERYEIVGNLGEGTFGKVVECLDHARGKSQVALKIIRNVGKYREAARLEINVLKKIKEKDKENKFLCVLMSDWFNFHGHMCIAFELLGKNTFEFLKENNFQPYPLPHVRHMAYQLCHALRFLHENQLTHTDLKPENILFVNSEFETLYNEHKSCEEKSVKNTSIRVADFGSATFDHEHHTTIVATRHYRPPEVILELGWAQPCDVWSIGCILFEYYRGFTLFQTHENREHLVMMEKILGPIPSHMIHRTRKQKYFYKGGLVWDENSSDGRYVKENCKPLKSYMLQDSLEHVQLFDLMRRMLEFDPAQRITLAEALLHPFFAGLTPEERSFHSSRNPSR